One Methylocapsa sp. D3K7 DNA window includes the following coding sequences:
- a CDS encoding glycerophosphodiester phosphodiesterase family protein, giving the protein MTRHTANAPGWLTSRPIAHRGLHSKRSGLVENTPAAATAAIAKNYAIECDIQCSKDGEAVVFHDFTLDRLMRAHGRVDGVTASELERLAYKECDQHIVSLKEFLAIIDSRVPVIVEIKSRHDGDMRLAARALTSVSAYQGQVCLKSFDPAVLVHLRTSSVRCPLGLVAQARYDDEEWLELPSERRRSLADLSDFPLTRPDFLSWNLDDLPHAVPMLCREAAGMPVMTWTVRSQGDLKHGRRWADQIIFEGFEP; this is encoded by the coding sequence TTGACGCGACATACAGCCAATGCGCCCGGCTGGCTGACGTCGCGGCCGATCGCGCACCGGGGACTCCATTCCAAACGATCCGGATTGGTCGAAAACACCCCGGCCGCTGCAACGGCAGCAATCGCCAAAAATTACGCGATTGAATGCGACATCCAATGCTCGAAAGATGGCGAGGCCGTTGTCTTTCATGATTTTACTTTAGACCGATTGATGCGGGCGCATGGCCGCGTCGATGGTGTTACCGCAAGCGAACTTGAGCGCTTGGCCTATAAAGAATGCGACCAACACATCGTTTCATTAAAGGAATTTCTCGCGATCATCGATAGCCGCGTCCCGGTGATCGTCGAGATCAAAAGCCGCCATGATGGCGATATGCGGCTCGCCGCCCGCGCCCTGACCAGTGTCTCCGCCTATCAAGGTCAGGTGTGCCTGAAAAGCTTCGATCCGGCGGTGCTCGTCCATCTGCGGACATCCAGCGTGCGGTGTCCACTCGGTCTCGTCGCGCAAGCCCGCTACGATGACGAAGAATGGTTGGAGCTTCCGTCGGAGCGGCGCAGGAGTCTTGCCGATCTCAGTGATTTTCCACTCACGCGGCCTGATTTTCTATCGTGGAACCTTGATGATTTGCCGCATGCCGTTCCGATGCTCTGCCGGGAGGCCGCCGGAATGCCGGTCATGACTTGGACCGTGCGTTCGCAAGGGGATCTCAAGCATGGGCGTAGGTGGGCGGACCAGATTATTTTTGAAGGATTTGAGCCTTGA
- a CDS encoding DUF3280 domain-containing protein, translated as MRKFLAMFLAMFFVVAVYPLALLANEPKATAIFPVELWDTSGEGIKPGQSERLKLTTEKLAELLEHTGRYRSLDLSAFTARVAATEPRYTCNGCWLGVARDAGADLAVLTVVHKVSTLVSSVDLYVADVKSGEYIAHVDAQFRGDDDRAYLRAFEFLVNERLDHK; from the coding sequence ATGCGCAAATTTCTGGCTATGTTCCTTGCCATGTTTTTTGTCGTGGCAGTGTATCCCTTGGCTTTGCTCGCCAACGAGCCGAAGGCAACCGCGATATTTCCTGTGGAACTTTGGGATACCAGCGGCGAGGGGATCAAGCCCGGTCAGTCGGAGCGCCTAAAGCTAACCACCGAAAAACTTGCCGAGCTTCTCGAACATACCGGCCGCTATCGCAGCCTCGATCTTTCGGCCTTCACAGCGCGGGTTGCTGCGACCGAGCCGCGTTACACTTGCAACGGCTGCTGGCTTGGCGTCGCGCGCGACGCCGGCGCGGATCTCGCCGTCCTCACAGTGGTGCATAAAGTCTCGACGCTGGTTTCCTCGGTCGATCTTTATGTCGCCGACGTTAAAAGTGGCGAATACATCGCGCATGTCGATGCGCAGTTCCGCGGCGATGATGATCGGGCCTATCTTCGCGCTTTTGAGTTTCTCGTCAACGAACGGCTTGACCATAAATAG
- a CDS encoding sterol desaturase family protein: MGAFLPWWLPLSFVAWAAQMAVFHGVGLFFEWCDRTGVLASFKVRDIERLTYFQLLPRVLFNQIFILLPAMVTFQFAGLAFTGAPHLTAVHFVAAMLFMGVGHDVVQYVFHRFVLHRPGLIRTLGHSVHHSTGASKSISACYMSPADFFLEIVLPYLIPLSLVGVGADVLFHVTVASLGAFGGLYEHSGYDFAVRLAKGGTSGLRRPFVWLAAALTSKAHGEHHRRSNVSFSDGFGSPGICDTIFKTRWDIVEAARKDDALRIMDSKR; encoded by the coding sequence ATGGGTGCTTTCTTGCCTTGGTGGCTGCCGCTTTCCTTTGTCGCGTGGGCAGCGCAAATGGCCGTCTTTCACGGTGTCGGGCTGTTTTTTGAATGGTGCGACCGGACGGGAGTTCTCGCTTCTTTCAAGGTGCGCGACATTGAGCGCCTGACGTATTTCCAGCTGTTACCGCGGGTTCTATTCAATCAAATCTTTATCCTGCTCCCGGCCATGGTTACGTTTCAGTTCGCCGGGTTGGCTTTTACCGGCGCGCCGCATTTGACTGCCGTGCATTTTGTGGCTGCAATGCTCTTTATGGGCGTTGGCCATGACGTGGTCCAATATGTTTTCCACCGTTTTGTGCTGCATAGGCCTGGCTTGATCCGGACACTCGGCCACAGTGTCCATCATTCGACGGGAGCCAGCAAAAGCATCAGCGCCTGCTACATGAGCCCCGCCGATTTTTTCCTCGAGATCGTGCTTCCCTATCTCATTCCCCTGTCGCTCGTGGGCGTCGGCGCCGATGTGTTGTTCCATGTGACCGTCGCCAGTCTTGGCGCGTTTGGCGGGCTCTACGAACATTCTGGTTACGATTTCGCGGTGCGGCTTGCAAAGGGCGGCACTTCCGGTTTACGGCGGCCCTTTGTGTGGCTCGCCGCCGCGCTGACGAGCAAGGCGCATGGCGAGCATCATCGCCGCAGCAATGTGAGTTTCAGTGACGGATTTGGCTCGCCGGGTATTTGCGACACGATTTTTAAGACTCGTTGGGATATCGTTGAAGCGGCCCGCAAAGATGATGCTCTGAGAATCATGGATTCAAAAAGATAG
- a CDS encoding glycosyltransferase family 2 protein, which produces MHGRMINPARRLESLPGNSSGEDKPFLRLPLVSVIVINFNYGRFLRATVESVLGQTYPNVECIVVDNASSDESGTVLQAIEARDAGVKIIRRAENCGQTPAALEGLAASKGPYVIFLDADDLLLPCCVETHVFVHLSLRIHVGFTSGDMLQMSGDQIVLGTEHAFNRILLTGRGIRPRAVRAYQHESGGAWPGEDFNRHVLDTIRFVGLTNQWVWAPTSGNCFRRDALCLFADNPALQNLKTGTDLYFCLGINAVSGSVLIDAPVAVYRLHGGNIYSQRPQLNHVLCYEPGGAGDSNANARAVLADQLIGRADRFVERGWIWIHYLWLLWRMDCKSPDPLLPPWKRRSCVAAALVKNYESVAPLLGTWPIKVWLALCLVPWKVISSLGKKPAS; this is translated from the coding sequence TTGCACGGCCGCATGATCAATCCGGCACGGAGGTTAGAGAGCCTTCCGGGGAACTCATCAGGCGAGGACAAACCCTTCCTTCGTTTACCCCTGGTCAGTGTCATCGTCATAAATTTCAATTATGGGCGTTTCTTGCGGGCGACGGTCGAGTCCGTATTGGGTCAGACTTATCCAAATGTCGAATGTATCGTCGTCGACAATGCCTCGAGCGACGAGAGCGGCACCGTGTTGCAAGCGATCGAGGCGCGCGATGCGGGTGTGAAGATTATCCGCCGTGCCGAAAACTGCGGTCAAACCCCAGCGGCGCTGGAAGGATTGGCCGCATCGAAAGGGCCATATGTTATTTTTCTCGACGCCGACGATCTTCTCCTCCCATGTTGCGTCGAGACGCATGTCTTCGTCCATCTGTCATTGCGCATTCACGTCGGGTTCACGTCCGGCGACATGCTCCAGATGTCCGGCGATCAGATCGTCCTTGGGACCGAGCACGCATTCAACCGGATCTTGCTAACCGGCCGTGGCATCAGGCCCCGCGCGGTGCGCGCCTACCAGCATGAGTCCGGCGGAGCTTGGCCGGGGGAGGATTTCAATCGGCACGTGCTCGACACGATTCGGTTTGTCGGCCTCACCAATCAATGGGTCTGGGCGCCGACATCGGGCAATTGTTTTCGCCGCGACGCGCTTTGCCTCTTTGCGGACAATCCGGCGCTGCAAAATCTCAAGACCGGAACAGACCTCTATTTCTGCCTCGGAATCAATGCCGTCAGCGGCAGTGTCTTGATTGACGCTCCTGTCGCGGTCTATCGCTTGCACGGCGGCAACATCTATTCGCAAAGGCCCCAGTTGAACCATGTCCTTTGTTACGAGCCGGGCGGAGCTGGAGACAGCAATGCGAATGCACGAGCGGTGTTGGCCGATCAATTGATCGGGCGGGCGGACCGTTTCGTCGAACGTGGCTGGATTTGGATCCATTATCTATGGCTGCTGTGGCGGATGGATTGCAAAAGCCCTGATCCTCTCCTGCCGCCATGGAAACGCCGCTCGTGTGTGGCCGCAGCGCTCGTAAAAAACTATGAGAGTGTCGCGCCGCTGCTTGGGACATGGCCGATAAAGGTCTGGCTGGCTTTGTGCTTGGTGCCTTGGAAAGTCATTTCGAGCCTCGGAAAAAAACCCGCCAGCTGA
- a CDS encoding Lrp/AsnC family transcriptional regulator, whose product MDMIDKRILRIVQKDARLSIGQIATQVGLSQTPCWKRLQRLDSSGVIKRRIALLDPVKLGLGLTVLVSIEVGDHTGKSLARFAAEIAAMEEVMEFYRLAGDVDYFLRVVVPDAAAFDTFYKRLIETMPLKKVTSRFALENIKSETAYPINC is encoded by the coding sequence ATGGACATGATCGACAAGCGGATTTTGCGCATCGTCCAAAAAGATGCTCGCCTGTCGATCGGCCAAATCGCCACACAGGTGGGGCTCTCGCAAACGCCATGCTGGAAAAGGCTGCAACGGCTTGATTCCTCGGGCGTGATCAAGCGCCGTATTGCGTTGCTTGACCCCGTCAAACTCGGGCTGGGGCTGACCGTTTTGGTCTCGATCGAGGTGGGGGATCACACCGGCAAGTCGCTCGCCCGCTTCGCCGCCGAAATCGCCGCGATGGAGGAAGTCATGGAATTTTACCGGCTGGCCGGCGATGTCGATTATTTCCTGCGGGTTGTGGTGCCCGACGCCGCTGCCTTCGACACGTTTTATAAACGTTTGATCGAAACCATGCCGCTCAAAAAGGTGACGTCACGCTTCGCCTTGGAGAACATCAAATCCGAGACAGCCTATCCGATCAACTGCTGA
- a CDS encoding YcgN family cysteine cluster protein, which produces MPPPPPPALPSGPRTKARRRKPALAVSAPFWKQKRLEDLNPAEWESLCDGCGRCCLVKLEDEDTGEIHFTDIACKLFDKGTCRCADYAHRSRRVRDCIKLTPAKVRELTWLPPSCAYRLIAEGRDLAWWHPLVSGSATSVHEAGVSVQKRAGPAENKVKFADYPNHIVDWPGKKPRIAQPKPARQGVSKRP; this is translated from the coding sequence ATGCCCCCGCCGCCGCCGCCAGCTTTGCCGTCCGGGCCGCGCACAAAAGCCCGGCGCCGCAAACCGGCGCTTGCGGTGTCCGCCCCTTTCTGGAAGCAAAAGCGGCTTGAAGACTTAAATCCCGCCGAATGGGAAAGCCTGTGCGATGGCTGCGGCCGCTGCTGCCTTGTCAAGCTGGAGGATGAGGACACCGGTGAAATTCATTTCACCGACATCGCGTGTAAACTCTTCGACAAGGGAACCTGCCGCTGCGCTGACTATGCGCACCGGAGCCGCAGGGTGCGTGATTGCATCAAACTGACACCAGCCAAAGTCCGCGAACTGACATGGCTGCCGCCGAGCTGTGCCTATCGCCTGATCGCCGAGGGCCGCGATCTTGCCTGGTGGCATCCGCTGGTGTCGGGATCGGCCACGAGCGTGCACGAAGCGGGGGTTTCCGTGCAAAAGCGGGCCGGGCCGGCCGAAAACAAGGTCAAATTTGCCGATTATCCCAACCATATCGTGGATTGGCCGGGGAAAAAGCCGCGAATAGCCCAGCCAAAACCGGCAAGACAAGGCGTGAGCAAACGACCCTAA
- a CDS encoding PBP1A family penicillin-binding protein, with amino-acid sequence MSEGSGFSRLRQKIGRALLDFDAFVDSSLHTSMELTRERYASFAAFMDGFHIAGWRRVLNELASETLNIGLGLGVVALTLAGLAFLETSDDWLKKTDLAVTFLDRYGQEVGRRGIRHDDKVSFDELPPNLINAVVATEDRRFFEHFGVDVIGTLRALTVNARADSVVQGGSSITQQLAKNLFLSNKRTLERKIKEAYLAVWLEFRLPKREILRLYLDRAYLGGGAFGVQAAAEFYFGKSVRDLSLAEAAMIAGLFKAPTKYAPHINLPAARARANDVLNNMVETGYLTEGQIYAALRNPATPVDRSRDLTPDWYLDYAYEEVKKLADEKKLGDDRVLTVRTGLDSNLQKHTDTTIETQLREHAPAYHAKQSAMVILDPLGAMRAMVGGRDYGESQFNRATDALRQPGSSFKPFVYLTALMTGKFKPSTIVVDAPICLGNWCPHNYKNTYAGRLPLIEALARSLNTVAVRLSVAIGEADSVPGHNNTFEAAKRGRAKIVETARLMGLTTPLPDTVSLPIGADEVTVIDMASAYCTFANGGLRAPPYTAVEIANSRGEVIYRHDRDAPPLKRIIDQSTIETMVSMMMQVVLAGTGKRAQLDNVEVAGKTGTTNGYKDAWFDGYTGNYVGVVWFGNDDDTAMEKMTGGTLPAGTWHDVMQYAHQGIDLKPLPGRPAPTAAAAASAPKPGEAEAPRRPASLAANAAAALTTIESAMKDMQKSRGEEGLAATAKGSGRDATPRPSAKPSAGGGG; translated from the coding sequence TTGTCTGAAGGTTCAGGATTTTCGCGTCTTCGCCAGAAGATCGGGCGTGCCTTGCTCGACTTCGATGCTTTTGTCGATTCCTCTCTCCATACGAGTATGGAGCTAACTCGCGAACGCTATGCGTCCTTCGCCGCCTTCATGGATGGATTCCATATCGCTGGCTGGCGGCGTGTCCTGAATGAGCTTGCCAGCGAAACGCTGAATATTGGGCTTGGCCTTGGCGTTGTGGCCCTCACGCTTGCCGGTCTTGCTTTCCTGGAGACCTCCGACGACTGGCTGAAAAAGACCGATCTCGCGGTCACTTTTCTCGACCGCTATGGCCAGGAGGTTGGACGGCGCGGCATCCGGCACGATGATAAGGTGTCGTTTGACGAACTGCCGCCAAATTTGATAAACGCCGTCGTCGCAACCGAGGACAGGCGATTCTTTGAGCACTTCGGCGTCGACGTCATCGGCACGCTGCGCGCGCTGACCGTCAATGCACGGGCTGATTCGGTCGTCCAGGGCGGCTCGTCGATCACCCAGCAGCTGGCGAAAAATCTCTTTCTTTCGAACAAGCGAACGCTGGAACGTAAGATCAAGGAAGCCTATCTCGCCGTCTGGCTCGAGTTCCGCCTGCCCAAGCGCGAGATTCTGCGGCTCTATCTGGATCGTGCCTATCTGGGGGGCGGCGCTTTCGGTGTGCAGGCCGCCGCGGAATTCTATTTCGGGAAATCCGTGCGGGATCTCTCGCTCGCCGAAGCCGCGATGATTGCCGGCCTGTTCAAGGCGCCAACCAAATATGCGCCCCATATCAATCTGCCCGCCGCCCGCGCCCGCGCGAACGATGTCTTGAACAATATGGTCGAGACCGGCTACCTGACCGAGGGTCAAATCTACGCAGCCCTGCGCAATCCCGCGACACCGGTCGATCGAAGCCGCGATCTCACACCGGATTGGTATCTCGACTATGCCTATGAAGAAGTCAAAAAACTCGCCGACGAAAAAAAACTCGGCGACGATCGCGTCCTGACGGTGCGCACCGGCCTTGACAGCAATCTGCAAAAACATACGGACACCACGATCGAGACCCAATTACGCGAGCATGCCCCGGCTTATCACGCCAAACAAAGCGCGATGGTCATTCTCGATCCGCTGGGCGCGATGCGGGCGATGGTCGGCGGGCGCGACTATGGCGAAAGCCAATTCAACCGCGCCACCGACGCCTTGCGTCAGCCTGGGTCTTCGTTCAAGCCTTTCGTCTATTTGACAGCGCTGATGACAGGAAAGTTCAAGCCCTCGACCATCGTCGTCGATGCGCCAATTTGCCTCGGCAATTGGTGCCCTCACAATTATAAGAATACCTATGCGGGCCGCCTGCCACTCATCGAGGCTTTGGCGCGCTCGCTGAACACGGTCGCCGTGCGGTTGTCGGTCGCCATCGGCGAGGCCGACTCAGTCCCTGGGCACAACAATACATTCGAAGCCGCCAAACGGGGCCGCGCCAAAATCGTCGAAACCGCGCGCCTGATGGGGTTGACGACGCCGCTGCCGGATACGGTCTCCTTGCCGATCGGTGCCGACGAAGTCACGGTAATCGATATGGCCTCGGCCTATTGCACCTTCGCGAACGGCGGCCTGCGCGCGCCTCCATATACGGCGGTGGAGATTGCCAACAGCCGCGGCGAAGTGATCTACCGGCACGACCGCGACGCGCCGCCGCTCAAGCGAATTATCGATCAAAGCACGATCGAGACGATGGTTTCCATGATGATGCAGGTTGTGCTCGCCGGCACCGGGAAACGGGCGCAGCTCGACAATGTCGAGGTCGCCGGGAAGACCGGAACAACAAACGGATACAAGGACGCCTGGTTCGACGGTTACACCGGCAATTACGTCGGCGTGGTATGGTTTGGCAATGACGATGACACAGCCATGGAGAAAATGACCGGCGGAACCCTTCCCGCGGGCACGTGGCACGACGTCATGCAATACGCCCACCAGGGGATTGATTTGAAGCCCCTGCCGGGGAGGCCCGCCCCAACGGCGGCGGCGGCGGCGTCAGCTCCCAAGCCAGGAGAGGCGGAAGCGCCGCGGCGGCCCGCCAGCTTGGCGGCGAACGCGGCCGCGGCATTGACGACGATCGAATCGGCAATGAAAGACATGCAAAAATCAAGGGGCGAGGAGGGTCTTGCAGCGACTGCCAAGGGCAGCGGTCGGGATGCAACACCACGTCCTTCCGCAAAGCCTTCCGCCGGAGGCGGAGGATGA
- a CDS encoding DUF1214 domain-containing protein, protein MSFGASIAMKKAQWAHGRIWGKFLAAGALGILLGIFVTLIEIQRGNGFSAIEAGPWTGWPRSEASEIDPYTRAILAYSGEIALSESEAIGFVAYGDSDGAPFDSACDYLVKGDIPPARFWTLTLLSPVGDLIANKADRQGFTSSELLRANNGQFAIALSHHARPGNWLPLPFASKFILVLRFYDSELSAPAAALDAAHMPAIIKGRCG, encoded by the coding sequence ATGAGCTTTGGTGCCAGCATTGCGATGAAAAAAGCCCAATGGGCGCACGGCCGGATTTGGGGCAAATTCCTCGCGGCTGGCGCGCTGGGAATTCTCCTTGGCATATTCGTGACCTTGATCGAGATCCAGCGCGGCAACGGTTTCTCGGCCATTGAGGCGGGTCCATGGACAGGCTGGCCGCGCTCCGAGGCCTCGGAAATTGATCCCTATACGCGCGCCATCCTTGCCTATTCCGGCGAAATCGCCTTGAGCGAATCGGAAGCTATCGGCTTCGTTGCTTACGGTGACAGCGATGGAGCCCCATTCGATTCTGCCTGTGATTATCTCGTTAAGGGTGACATACCTCCTGCCCGCTTTTGGACATTGACGCTGCTCTCTCCGGTGGGCGATCTCATCGCCAACAAAGCGGACCGGCAGGGTTTCACGTCAAGCGAACTGCTCCGGGCAAACAATGGTCAATTCGCAATTGCCCTCTCCCACCATGCGCGGCCGGGCAACTGGCTGCCATTGCCTTTCGCCTCGAAATTCATTCTCGTTTTGCGCTTTTATGACAGCGAGCTGAGCGCTCCCGCGGCGGCTCTCGATGCCGCGCATATGCCAGCGATCATTAAAGGCCGGTGTGGATGA
- a CDS encoding DUF2267 domain-containing protein, whose amino-acid sequence MEDLIDRIAADAGVEPGIAKKAVGMILLFLRSEGPKDEIQSLFAAVPGAAEAADEAANENGSGAFSGGLMGLAGQLTGLGLGMGEMQTFGREVFAYVREKAGDELVGEIVSAIPGLRQFL is encoded by the coding sequence ATGGAAGATTTGATCGACCGTATTGCAGCCGATGCAGGTGTCGAACCCGGGATCGCGAAAAAAGCGGTGGGGATGATTTTGCTCTTCCTGCGCAGCGAGGGGCCGAAGGACGAAATTCAGTCCCTGTTCGCCGCCGTCCCCGGCGCGGCCGAAGCGGCGGATGAGGCCGCGAACGAAAATGGTTCTGGCGCGTTCAGCGGCGGTCTTATGGGTCTTGCAGGCCAGCTTACGGGACTTGGCCTTGGCATGGGAGAGATGCAGACATTTGGGCGGGAAGTCTTTGCTTATGTGCGCGAAAAAGCTGGCGATGAGCTTGTCGGCGAGATTGTCTCGGCGATCCCTGGTCTCAGGCAATTTCTTTGA
- a CDS encoding helicase HerA-like domain-containing protein: protein MADDPAHEAGRILIGKSDVYQYLTLALGNRHGLVAGATGTGKTVTLQLLAEGFSRAGTAVFAADVKGDLSGIGMPGESKPHFVQRAKDIGITYAPDDFPVAFWDLFGELGHPVRARISDMGPLLLARLLELNDVQEGVLNIAFKLADEQGLLLIDLKDLQALLQHLGDSAAEVSKSYGNVAPATIGTIQRRLLVLENQGAAGFFGEPELDIDDFLRTASDGRGFVNILSAGKLMRSPRLYAIFLLWMLSELFEKLPEVGDLEKPKLVFFFDEAHLLFDNAPKNLLSAIEQVVRLIRSKAVGIYFVTQNPADVPETVLGQLGNRVQHALRAFTPRDQKAVKAAADTFRKNPSFDTVTAITGLGVGEALVSMLDAKGNPEIVAKSLIAPPMARVGPITDAERQQLMQKSGLLGKYDTPIDRQSAFEILRDKSQKEAGGGASGPAGGGLLGSLAGALGGLFGKPAGGGRQRMSAGEIALRSAVQSAARTAGTKIGQAILRGVLGGRSK from the coding sequence ATGGCCGACGATCCCGCCCATGAAGCTGGCCGCATTCTGATCGGCAAGAGCGATGTTTACCAATATCTGACCTTGGCGCTTGGCAACCGGCATGGGCTTGTCGCAGGGGCGACCGGCACCGGGAAAACCGTCACCTTGCAGCTTCTCGCGGAAGGCTTTTCGCGCGCTGGAACGGCGGTTTTCGCCGCTGACGTCAAAGGCGATCTCTCCGGCATCGGCATGCCTGGGGAATCGAAGCCTCACTTTGTCCAGCGCGCGAAAGATATCGGGATCACCTATGCGCCGGATGATTTTCCGGTCGCCTTCTGGGACCTCTTCGGAGAATTGGGGCATCCCGTCCGGGCGCGAATTTCGGATATGGGTCCTTTGCTGCTGGCCCGCCTGCTCGAACTCAACGACGTTCAGGAAGGTGTTCTCAACATCGCTTTTAAACTCGCCGACGAACAAGGCCTGCTGCTCATCGACCTCAAGGATTTGCAAGCGCTCTTGCAGCACCTTGGGGATAGCGCGGCGGAGGTGAGCAAGTCCTATGGGAACGTCGCGCCCGCGACGATTGGCACGATTCAGCGCCGGCTGCTGGTTCTTGAAAACCAGGGCGCGGCGGGATTTTTCGGCGAACCAGAACTTGATATCGATGATTTTCTGCGTACAGCGTCCGATGGGCGCGGCTTCGTCAACATTCTCAGCGCCGGGAAATTGATGCGCTCGCCGCGCCTTTACGCGATTTTCCTGTTGTGGATGCTGTCCGAATTGTTCGAGAAACTGCCCGAGGTCGGCGATCTTGAAAAGCCGAAGCTGGTGTTCTTTTTTGATGAAGCGCATCTGCTGTTCGACAATGCGCCGAAAAATCTTCTGAGCGCCATCGAACAAGTTGTCCGGCTCATCCGCTCGAAAGCTGTTGGCATTTATTTTGTCACCCAAAATCCGGCCGATGTGCCGGAAACAGTTCTGGGGCAACTCGGCAATCGCGTTCAGCACGCCTTGCGCGCGTTCACACCGCGTGACCAGAAGGCCGTCAAGGCCGCCGCCGATACATTCCGCAAGAACCCTTCCTTCGACACCGTCACCGCGATCACCGGCCTTGGGGTGGGCGAAGCCCTGGTCTCGATGCTTGATGCCAAGGGCAATCCCGAAATCGTCGCAAAGAGTCTCATCGCGCCGCCGATGGCACGGGTGGGTCCGATCACCGATGCGGAGCGCCAGCAGCTGATGCAAAAAAGTGGTCTTCTCGGCAAATATGACACGCCGATTGACCGCCAATCCGCCTTTGAAATTTTGCGCGACAAAAGCCAGAAAGAGGCCGGGGGTGGCGCATCCGGCCCCGCTGGCGGCGGCTTGCTCGGGTCCCTCGCGGGCGCTCTCGGCGGGCTGTTTGGTAAACCGGCAGGCGGCGGACGCCAGCGCATGTCGGCGGGCGAAATCGCCCTTCGCTCGGCTGTTCAATCGGCCGCGCGGACCGCCGGCACAAAGATCGGCCAAGCCATCTTGCGCGGGGTCCTCGGCGGCAGGTCGAAATAG
- the rpsM gene encoding 30S ribosomal protein S13: MARIAGVNIPTNKRVVIALQYIHGIGPSKAKSLCEKVNIPAERRVAELTDAEVLQIREAIDRDYIVEGDLRREVAINIKRLMDLGCYRGLRHRRQLPVRGQRTHTNARTRKGKAKPIAGKKK, translated from the coding sequence TTGGCACGTATCGCGGGCGTCAATATTCCAACCAACAAGCGTGTGGTTATCGCGCTTCAATATATTCATGGCATTGGCCCGAGCAAGGCCAAGTCACTTTGCGAAAAAGTCAATATTCCGGCCGAGCGCCGCGTCGCCGAATTGACGGACGCGGAGGTGTTGCAGATTCGCGAGGCGATCGATCGCGATTATATTGTCGAGGGCGATCTCCGCCGCGAGGTTGCGATCAACATCAAACGGTTGATGGACCTTGGCTGCTATCGCGGGCTCCGCCACCGGCGTCAATTGCCGGTCCGTGGCCAGCGCACCCACACCAACGCCCGGACCCGCAAGGGCAAAGCCAAGCCTATCGCTGGCAAGAAGAAGTAA
- the rpsK gene encoding 30S ribosomal protein S11 — protein sequence MAKEATRVRRRERKNIASGIAHVNSTFNNTMITIADAQGNTISWSSAGTMGFKGSRKSTPYAAQMAAEDCAKKAAEHGMRTLEVEVSGPGSGRESALRALQAAGFTVTSIRDVTPIPHNGCRPRKRRRV from the coding sequence ATGGCAAAAGAAGCAACACGGGTCCGGCGGCGCGAACGCAAGAACATCGCCTCCGGCATCGCGCACGTCAATTCGACGTTCAACAATACAATGATCACCATCGCCGATGCGCAAGGCAACACGATTTCATGGTCGTCGGCCGGAACCATGGGCTTCAAGGGTTCGCGCAAATCAACCCCCTATGCGGCGCAGATGGCGGCCGAGGACTGCGCCAAAAAAGCGGCCGAGCACGGCATGCGGACACTTGAAGTCGAGGTTTCAGGGCCGGGCTCTGGCCGGGAATCGGCCTTGCGGGCGCTGCAAGCGGCGGGCTTTACAGTGACGTCCATCCGCGACGTCACGCCTATTCCGCACAATGGCTGCCGGCCGCGCAAGCGGCGCCGCGTTTGA